Part of the bacterium genome, CGACTGGCCGCGGTTTCGTGGGCGTTTTTGGCAACGCAATTATCACGAGCACATTATCCGCGACGAAAACGAATTAAACCGTATCCGTAAATATATAATCAACAACCCCTTGCAATGGGAATTAGACCATGAAAACCCGATGGTAAAAGACCAGAAATAGGAGACACCATGGGAACTATAACCGAATCCGAAGTTGAACAAGTTGCCCTGACATGGTTTGAAAGTCTCGGCTACTCCGTACTTTCAGGTCCTGACATCGCCCCTGGCGAATTGATGGCTGAACGTAATGATTACCGGGAAGTGGTATTAGAGCAGAGGTATCTACTCAAAATCAAGTTGAGAACTTGTCAATTGCGAGCCCGAACGGAATGAGGGAGCAATCCGTCCTGTTTCGCCTTTGGCTCGCAGTCCTCGCATTACGACACAGCCTCTTCAAGAATAACTACTCAACTTAGTTTTGAGTAGTTACCAAAATTGATAAGTAAGCCCATTCCTTTTTTTGTTGCTTTTAATTATTTTATCCGTGTTAATCCGTGTTAATCCGTGGCTGAATAGTTTTACCTTTTAGGTAAAGGCAAAAAATGATTGACAACTAATTAGATTTATGTTAAAATAACCATTTATTGTATCCGGTTAGCCTATATTAACCCGGAGGACGGAAGTCAGAAGACAGTGGACAGAAGAATCTGACCTCTGTCCTCTGACAAAAGGCGATGGAACTATCTGATAGAGAAGCCCTTATTTTAGCAGCCTTACTTCACGATATGGGGAAGTTCTGGCAAAGAACAGGGGAAAAGTATCGGGGTGAGTATGAGGAATTAGTCAAAGACTGCTGCCCCTACCTTGAACTGAGGGGGATATATACTCATCGGCACGTCCTCTGGAGTGGGGATTTTGTGGACAGGCAGGTGGGCGAGACAAAGGTAAAAAGTCTGGTTCTTCATCATCACTATCCCTTAAATCGTCTTCAAAAGATTCTTGCCCTGGCCAATGATCTTTCACAGGGCGAGATGTTTCCTGATGAAGGCTTCCAGGAAATGGGTCAGCCGGCTTATTATCAAACCCCCTTACAGTCTATCTTTTCAGAAACGAAGGTTGAACCGACTGAGTCTACCTTCGGGCGCCGGGCCTATTATTTTCCTTTAACCAGACTCGAAACATCAGAACAGGTTTTTCCTGAGACTGAACTGGTGGTGAGCAAGGAGAAATATCTTCGTCTATGGCGGGACTTTATAGATGAAGTTTCTAAACTCAGTGTTCTTAAGCGGTTTTCAACCGACAGCGATACATGGTACTATGTATTAAAAAAATATCTTTCCAGGATTCCGGCGGTGACCCTAAAAAAAGTTGGTGAATACAGTCCGGACCTTTCTCTCTTTGACCACGCCTCAACCACGGCGGCCATAGCTGTTTGCCTTTATGATCTAAATTTAAAAGAAAGCGAATTAGACGAAGCCTTAGGCACCCTCTGGCATGTGCATCCCCCTCCAAGTATGGCTGAAGAAAGATTTGCCTTGGTTGGAGGAGAGATTAGTGGCCAACCTTTTCAGGGCGATTCTATCCTGGAGCAAGGAAACAATTTCAGTGTCAAGGGTAAATTTCTTTATCTCCGATTATTGGAAAAAGCCATAATTAAGTCTATCTTGGAGGGCCTTGATTTACCTCAGGTCAATCTCTTGTATGCGGACGGAGGACGATTTTATTTTATCGTCCCCTTAAACAAAAACGCTCAATTGATAGAGAGAAAAGTCGAGATTAACCGGAGGCTAAACTGCGTCCATAATGGTGAGTTGGGACTATTCCTCGCTTCTATCCCCATGGCGATGAGTGACTTTATGGGCGCCGGGGTCGGTCGCTGTTGGAAGAGGCTGTTAGAAGAGCTTGAAGCAGATAAGAATAGTCCCTTTCAAGAGTTAGCGGCTGAAAACTACTCCCTGGTTTTTGCGCCTATGACCCAGGGGGGCAAAGAGATCTATTGTTCGATTTGTGGGACTAAGGGGGTAAATAACAAGGGAGAAACCTGCCGTATGTGCACCAGCTTCGAGGAACTGGGCCGAATGGGAGACGAGGCTGAGGTCTTGTTGGAAAGAAGGATAGGGTTGGATAAACCCCTGGCCTCTCCTAATAACTTTCGGGATGCCCTTGAGATTTTCGGGGGGCAGTATATTTTTAAAAAAGAGAGTGAACTGGCCACCATAAGACCCAATTTTGATATCACCGTTGTCCTCTTAAATTCTTTGGAGCTGGCTAAAGTTAGCGCCCGGCTTCCTTCTTACTATAAACAAAAAGAGGAATGGAAGGCCTCCCTTGAATATGATTTCTTCCCTAAGTGGACGGCGGAGAGCAAAAGGGATCAGAGAAAATTACAGGGCGTGCTTAGATTGGAGATGGACTATCTGGAACTGATCTTTTGCCATGGACTTGGATACCGGGCCACTTTGAGCCGAATATCTACTTTGAG contains:
- the cas10 gene encoding type III-A CRISPR-associated protein Cas10/Csm1, translated to MELSDREALILAALLHDMGKFWQRTGEKYRGEYEELVKDCCPYLELRGIYTHRHVLWSGDFVDRQVGETKVKSLVLHHHYPLNRLQKILALANDLSQGEMFPDEGFQEMGQPAYYQTPLQSIFSETKVEPTESTFGRRAYYFPLTRLETSEQVFPETELVVSKEKYLRLWRDFIDEVSKLSVLKRFSTDSDTWYYVLKKYLSRIPAVTLKKVGEYSPDLSLFDHASTTAAIAVCLYDLNLKESELDEALGTLWHVHPPPSMAEERFALVGGEISGQPFQGDSILEQGNNFSVKGKFLYLRLLEKAIIKSILEGLDLPQVNLLYADGGRFYFIVPLNKNAQLIERKVEINRRLNCVHNGELGLFLASIPMAMSDFMGAGVGRCWKRLLEELEADKNSPFQELAAENYSLVFAPMTQGGKEIYCSICGTKGVNNKGETCRMCTSFEELGRMGDEAEVLLERRIGLDKPLASPNNFRDALEIFGGQYIFKKESELATIRPNFDITVVLLNSLELAKVSARLPSYYKQKEEWKASLEYDFFPKWTAESKRDQRKLQGVLRLEMDYLELIFCHGLGYRATLSRISTLSSLVSFFLKAYLTEFIKDNYADDCSLFWTGSKGIFLSGTWHKAIEAAISIREAFKKYTGEDGKFDLSAGLSFISPDDLVSVGITLNQRLIKAAKKKRGSLAFLGKTIAWDRLEEVERLKNILVFCLEIGKEGQRLPADLLLELSNIHRLYKKSPGNSEDEAGVAETAKYQRWRWLLTYYLARLIERHPEFEAELSGMREMIVEQGLIKDLDLIINWTSTALQP